One window of Streptomyces sp. FIT100 genomic DNA carries:
- a CDS encoding TetR/AcrR family transcriptional regulator produces the protein MIDDVAIDGSSTSSEKPRRGRRVRMTGAERRQQLLDIGRTLFAEKGFEGTSVEEIAAKAGVSKPVVYEHFGGKEGLYAVVVDREMRQLLDMVTGALTAGHPRELLEQAAFALLDYIETYTDGFRILVRDSPVAQSTGTFASLISDIATQVEDILGLEFKARGFDPKLAPLYAQALVGMVALTGQWWLDVRKPKKAEVAAHLVNLAWHGLDGMEQKPRLIGHRKS, from the coding sequence ACGACGTGGCGATCGACGGCAGTAGCACCAGCAGCGAAAAGCCCAGGCGCGGGCGCAGGGTCCGCATGACCGGGGCGGAACGCCGTCAGCAACTGCTCGACATCGGCCGCACGCTCTTCGCGGAGAAGGGCTTCGAGGGCACGTCGGTGGAGGAGATCGCGGCGAAGGCCGGGGTCTCCAAGCCGGTGGTGTACGAACACTTCGGCGGCAAGGAAGGGCTGTACGCGGTCGTCGTGGACCGCGAGATGCGCCAGCTCCTTGACATGGTGACCGGCGCGCTGACCGCCGGTCATCCGCGTGAACTGCTGGAGCAGGCGGCGTTCGCCCTGCTCGACTACATCGAGACGTACACGGACGGTTTCCGGATCCTCGTCCGTGACTCGCCCGTGGCCCAGTCGACGGGCACCTTCGCCTCGCTGATCAGCGATATCGCCACGCAGGTGGAGGACATTCTGGGCCTGGAGTTCAAGGCCCGCGGCTTCGATCCGAAGCTGGCGCCGCTGTACGCGCAGGCGCTGGTGGGGATGGTGGCCCTCACGGGCCAGTGGTGGCTGGACGTCCGCAAGCCGAAGAAGGCGGAGGTCGCGGCGCATCTGGTGAATCTGGCGTGGCACGGCCTTGACGGCATGGAGCAGAAGCCGCGGCTGATAGGGCACCGCAAGAGCTAG
- a CDS encoding VOC family protein yields MLTAFDHVQLAAPPGTEDALRAYYTDVLGMTEIPKPQPLAARGGCWFQAGPVQLHLGIEADFRPVRKAHPGLRVTGIEAYADRLASRGAKVVWDRDLPGHRRFYSEDPAGNLLEFLEPEPEPASVPASVSEAASEPTA; encoded by the coding sequence ATGCTGACAGCGTTCGACCACGTCCAGCTCGCCGCGCCGCCGGGCACCGAGGACGCCCTGCGCGCCTACTACACCGACGTCCTCGGGATGACCGAGATCCCCAAGCCCCAGCCGCTCGCCGCCCGCGGAGGCTGCTGGTTCCAGGCCGGTCCCGTACAGCTGCACCTCGGCATCGAGGCTGACTTCAGGCCCGTCAGAAAGGCCCACCCCGGCCTGCGCGTCACCGGGATCGAGGCGTATGCCGACCGCCTCGCATCGCGTGGCGCCAAGGTCGTCTGGGACCGCGATCTGCCCGGGCACCGCCGCTTCTACTCCGAGGACCCGGCGGGCAACCTCCTGGAGTTCCTGGAGCCCGAGCCCGAGCCCGCGTCCGTGCCCGCGTCCGTCTCCGAGGCCGCGTCCGAGCCGACGGCATGA
- a CDS encoding trans-aconitate 2-methyltransferase, which yields MHSAPTWDPQQYLRHSGHRTRPFLDLLARIPELPGTARAPRIADLGCGPGNVTVLLSERWPDAHITGFDLSPEMLARAEKEYAGTTPGGGWLDFRPADAAHWTPDEPYDLIVSNAALQWVPNHPESFRTWIDGLAPGGTFAFQVPGNFTSPSHALLGELCDTPQWRDRLADQGRRFVHILEPADYLMRLADLGCATDVWETTYSQLLGGEDPVLDWVKGTALRPVLTTLEGDDEATEEFLGQYRDLLRKAYPPGPYGTVFPFRRIFAVARKPS from the coding sequence ATGCATTCCGCACCAACCTGGGATCCACAGCAGTACCTCCGTCACTCAGGCCACCGGACCCGCCCGTTCCTCGACCTTCTCGCGCGAATACCCGAGCTGCCGGGCACCGCTCGCGCCCCGCGCATCGCCGACCTCGGCTGCGGGCCCGGCAATGTCACCGTCCTCCTCTCCGAGCGCTGGCCCGACGCCCACATCACCGGCTTCGACCTCTCACCGGAGATGCTCGCCCGCGCCGAGAAGGAGTACGCCGGCACCACCCCCGGCGGCGGCTGGCTCGACTTCCGCCCCGCCGACGCCGCGCACTGGACGCCCGACGAGCCGTACGACCTGATCGTCTCCAACGCCGCACTGCAATGGGTGCCCAACCACCCCGAATCGTTCCGCACCTGGATCGACGGCCTCGCGCCCGGCGGCACCTTCGCCTTCCAGGTCCCGGGCAACTTCACCTCACCCAGCCACGCCCTGCTCGGCGAGCTCTGCGACACCCCCCAGTGGCGCGACCGCCTCGCCGACCAGGGCCGCCGCTTCGTCCACATCCTGGAACCCGCGGACTACCTCATGCGCCTCGCCGACCTCGGCTGCGCGACGGACGTCTGGGAGACGACGTACTCCCAGCTCCTCGGCGGTGAGGACCCCGTACTCGACTGGGTGAAGGGCACGGCGCTGCGGCCGGTCCTCACCACGCTCGAAGGGGACGACGAGGCGACCGAGGAATTCCTCGGCCAGTACCGCGACCTGCTCCGCAAGGCGTACCCGCCGGGGCCGTACGGGACGGTCTTCCCGTTCCGCCGGATCTTCGCCGTGGCCCGCAAACCGTCCTGA